The sequence below is a genomic window from Thermoflavifilum sp..
CCGCATGCTGGCGCTTGCCGAGGCTGCGTGGACGCCCCTTGCAAAGAAAGATTATCAGGATTTCCTGACCCGGCTCCCTGCTCAGCTCTACTGGCTGGATCGGGCAGGTGTACATTTTCGCATTCCCGAGCCCATTGGCCTACAGGATAGTACCCTGCAAACCGATAGCCTGACCATCGATTTAAAACCCATTTTACCGGGCACGAAAATTTATTATACCCTTGATGGCAGCAATCCAACGCTTACTTCGGAATTATTCAAGAAACCCTTTACCCTCTACCTGCCTGCAGGGAAATCCTTAACACTGCGTTGTATTGAAGTAACGCCGTCAGGCAATATCAGTGTGCCCTACAGCGCTGTTTATCAGCATGCAAGCGCACAAATCAAACCAGCACAAGGGCTGAAGACTGGAGTTCAGCAACATTCGAGGGATGAGGTTGCCGTGGGACTTTAACAGTGGTAGATGAGCGTACGCGTAATCTTTCCAACTGCTTTAAGAGGCCACGGAGCCTGCATGCTGGCGCTGGATGTGCTCCTGTGCGGATAAGTACCGTTCGGCATCCAGTGCAGCCATACAACCACTTCCGGCTGCCGTCACCGCCTGCCGGTAAATTTTATCCTGCACGTCGCCGCAGGCAAAAACACCTTCCACGCTGGTATGCGTGCTACCCGGCCGGGTGCGGATATAGCCGTTTTCATCCATATCCAGTTGACCGATAAACAATTCAGAATTGGGCTGGTGGCCGATGGCTACAAAAAAAGCCGATACCGGGATGATGCGCTCCTCACCGGTGATGGTGTTTTTCACCTTCACTCCTTCTACTTTTTCCTCACCAAGGATGTCGAGCGCCTGGGTATTCCAGTAAATCTGGATATTGGGCGTATGCTTCACCCTGTCCTGCATGATTTGTGAGGCACGCATCTGATCCCTCCGCACCAGCATATGCACCCGGGTGCATAATTTGGATAAGTACAGCGCTTCCTCACACGCCGTATCGCCACCTCCCACAATAGCTACCTCCTTACCCCGGAAAAAGAAACCGTCGCACACCGCACATGCCGAAACCCCACGGCCGTTGAGCCGTTGCTCCGAATCCAGCCCCAGCCACTTAGCCGATGCCCCCGTAGCAATAATCAACGCATCGGCCACGATTTCCTTTTCTTCGTCCACAACTACCCGGAATGGACGCCGGGAAAGATCTACAGCGGTAACCATACCAAAACGAA
It includes:
- the trxB gene encoding thioredoxin-disulfide reductase, coding for MAAEQVKLLIIGSGPAGYTAAIYAARANLNPVLYQGLQPGGQLTITTEVENYPGYPDGVQGPDMMQDFEKQARRMGADIRFGMVTAVDLSRRPFRVVVDEEKEIVADALIIATGASAKWLGLDSEQRLNGRGVSACAVCDGFFFRGKEVAIVGGGDTACEEALYLSKLCTRVHMLVRRDQMRASQIMQDRVKHTPNIQIYWNTQALDILGEEKVEGVKVKNTITGEERIIPVSAFFVAIGHQPNSELFIGQLDMDENGYIRTRPGSTHTSVEGVFACGDVQDKIYRQAVTAAGSGCMAALDAERYLSAQEHIQRQHAGSVAS